From Bradyrhizobium erythrophlei:
AAGGTCGCGCGTGACCTTGAGGCCGCCGAAATGCTTTTCCAGCCCCCTTGTTTCCAGCGCGACCGTCATGGCGTTTCGCTCTCGGGAATGACGACGCTCGCCTTGCGGCCGCCGAGTTGCCGGATCACCAGGTTCGGCAGCCACAACACCCAGCGATGCATGCGCTGGCGGCCGACCAGCACGATCGCGACCAGCACGAGGCCGATCCAGAACTGCCAGTATTGCGGCGTGATGGTCGAAAACACTTCCTGCAGCATCTTGAACACCACCGCGCCGATCAGCCCGCCGTAGAGATAGCCGGTGCCGCCGATCACCAGCACCAGCATCAGGTCGGCCGAGCGCTCGAACGAGAACACATCGAGCGACGCCAGCTGGGTGCTCTGGGTGAACAGCGCGCCGGCAATCCCGGCGTAGAATGCCGCGATCGTATAGATCGCGATCAGCCGCTTGTTGACGGGGATGCCGATTGCGGCCGCCCGCAGCGGATTGTTCCGGATGGCGCGCAGCGACAGGCCGAACGGCGAGTGCACGATCCGCCGCGCCAGCAAAAACAGCAGGAACAGCACGCCAAGGCAGTAGAAGAAGCCGACCTTGCCGAACATGTCGAACGCGAACAGGCCGAGGATCGGCTGCATCTCGATGCCCTGCAGCCCGTCGGTGCCGCCGGTGATATCGGAAAAGCGTTCCGCCAGCGCCTCCAGCAGCAGCGCGATCCCGAGCGTCACCATCAGCCGGGTGAGGTCGGCGCCCCGGATCACCAGGAAGCTTGTGACGAAGCCGAGCACCATCGCGACCAGGCCGGCCGCGATCAGTGCCAGCACGGGCTCGGTGATGACACCGTGCAGGGCCAACAGCCCCGCGGAATAGGCGCCGACGCCGAAGAACGCGGCATGGCCGAGCGACACGATCCCGGCATAGCCCAGGATCAGGTCGAGCGAGAGCGCGAACAAGGCCAGCCGCACGATATCGGTCATGATCAGGTAGCGCGACGGAAACAAAAAGGCGCAGGCGAGCGCGAGAACCCAGAACGCGATCTCGCTCCAGTGCCAGCGCGCGTGCGCCCTGGCGTGATATCCGAGGTCGGCTTGCGCGGTCATGGCACTGGGCTCAACGGGTCGCGGTGCGGCCGAACAGGCCGTTCGGACGCCAGATCAGGATCACGATCATGATGGTGTAGATCACGAACGGTCCGATTTTCGGCACGTAATATTTGCCGGCGACGTCGCCGATGCCAAGCAGCAGCGAAGCCAGAAACGGGCCGGTGATGCTGGAGGAGCCGCCGACCGTCACCACGATCAGAAAGTAGATCATGAACTTCAGCGGAAAATACGGATCGAGCCCCAAAATCTCCGCGCTCAACGCGCCGCCGAGGCCGGCGAGGCCGCAGCCGAACGCGAAGGTGAGCGCAAATACCTGCGGCACATTGATGCCGAGGCCAGAAGCGGCGCGCGGGTCGTCGACCGCGGCCCGCAAGCGGCTGCCGAACCGCGTGCGCGCCAGAACCAGTTGCAGGCAAGCGGTCAACAGGCCGCAGATCACGACGATCATCAGCCGGTAGCGGCCAATGCCGACGCCGAAGAAATCGATCTGCCCTTCGAGGGCTTGCGGAATCCTGATGAAGACCCGCGACGAACCCATGATGTAATCGACCGCCGCCACCGACATGAAGACGAGGCCGACAGAAAACAGCACCTGATCGAGATGGCTGCGGGCGTAGAGGTGACGATACAGCGACCGCTCCAGCACCGCCCCGATCAGCGCGCTCGCCACGAAGGCGAGCGGAAGCGCCGCGAAAAACGGCCAGCCGGACTGGTTGACCAGCACCGCACAGACATAGCCGCCCGTCATGGCGAAGGCGCCGTGGGCGAGATTGACGAAATTCATCAGCCCGAGCGTGACCGCAAGCCCGCAGGCGAGCACGAACAGCAGCATGCCGTAGGCGACGCCGTCGAACAGGTTGGTGAGCAGCGATGTCATTTAATTTACACTCGTCATTCTAAGATGTGCAATTGCACATCAGAGGCAGCGCGATAGCGCTGAACCCGGAATCTTGCGCAACAATATCGGGATTCTCCGATGTGCAATTGCACATCGGAGTTCGCTGGCTTCGCCAGCGCCCCGGAATGACGCCGAAGCCGGCGTCACTTCTTCGTCTTGCCGGCATCCTTGACGGCCTCGAAGGTCGCGAATTCGACGTTGTAGAGTTCGCCGTCGACCTTCTCGACCTTGCGGATATAGATGTTCTGCACGATGTCGCGGGTTTCCGGATCGATCGAGATCGGGCCGCGCGGGCTTTCCCACTTCATGCCCTTCATGGCTTCGATCAGCGCATCGCCGTCGGTCTTGCCGCCGGTCTTTTGCAGCGCTGCGTAGATCAGGTGGATGCCGTCATAGCCGCTCACCGCCATGAAGCCGGGACGCGAACCAAACGCCTTCTTGTAGGCGGCGACGAATTCCTTGTTCATCGCCGACGGATGAGCCGCCGAATACAGATGCGCGGTGACGGTGCCGAGCGCGGCGTCGCCCATGCCGTTGAGGAGATCGTCGTCCATCACGTCGCCGGGGCCGATCACCTTGATGCCGGCCTTGTCGAGCCCGCGCTCGGCATATTGCTTCATGAAGTTGCCGCCCTGCCCCGCCGGCACGAACACGAACATGGCGTCGGGCTTGGCATCCTTCATCCGCTGCAGGAACGGCGCGAAGTCGGGATTGGCCAGGGGAACCTTGACCTCCTCGACGATCTCACCGCCGCCGGCCGTAAAATTCTGCTTAAAGAAATTCAGCGCGTCGTTGCCCGGAGCGTAGTCCGAGGTCAGGGTCGCGACCTTCTTGATGCCGTTCTTGACCGCCCAGTCGCCGATGATGGTGGAGGATTGCGCCAGCGTAAAGCTGGTGCGCACGATATAGGGCGAACGCTCGGTGATGATCGAGGTGCCCGCCGCCATCACGATTTCCGGGATCTTGGCCTGCGTCGCCAGCGGCGCCGCGGCCAGTGCGGCCGGCGTCACGCCGAAGCCGGCGATGAAATTGACCTTGTCGTTGACGATCAGTTCCTGCGCGAGGCGCTTGGTGTTGTCGGGAACCGCCGCGTCGTCCTTGAGGATGATCTCGATCTTCTTGCCGGCGACGGTGTCGCCCTTCTGCTGCATGTACAGCTTGATCGCATTGTCGATCTGCTTGCCGGTCGATGCCTGGCCGCCGGTCATCGGCAGGATCAGGCCGATCTTCACCGTCTCCTGCGCCTGGGCAGGTGCCAACGCGGCTAGTCCCGCGGTCGCAACGCCGGCTGCGGCCAACGACAACATCTTGGTGCGAATGAACATGAACGCTCCTCCTTGATCGGTTTCGTAGTTTGAACCGAGTCCCCGGCCCTGCCGTACCATACCCCGGATTCCCGAGCCATGTGCCGGCGCGGCATGACGTCTTATATCGGCGCGGCATGGCGTCTGAAGCGCGCGGCGATGTCAATCACGACAAAGGGCGGCCATCTCCCCGGCTCCTTTGCCGGGCTGCACACCCGCCGCAGGTCTCCA
This genomic window contains:
- a CDS encoding branched-chain amino acid ABC transporter permease, whose protein sequence is MTAQADLGYHARAHARWHWSEIAFWVLALACAFLFPSRYLIMTDIVRLALFALSLDLILGYAGIVSLGHAAFFGVGAYSAGLLALHGVITEPVLALIAAGLVAMVLGFVTSFLVIRGADLTRLMVTLGIALLLEALAERFSDITGGTDGLQGIEMQPILGLFAFDMFGKVGFFYCLGVLFLLFLLARRIVHSPFGLSLRAIRNNPLRAAAIGIPVNKRLIAIYTIAAFYAGIAGALFTQSTQLASLDVFSFERSADLMLVLVIGGTGYLYGGLIGAVVFKMLQEVFSTITPQYWQFWIGLVLVAIVLVGRQRMHRWVLWLPNLVIRQLGGRKASVVIPESETP
- a CDS encoding branched-chain amino acid ABC transporter permease, producing the protein MTSLLTNLFDGVAYGMLLFVLACGLAVTLGLMNFVNLAHGAFAMTGGYVCAVLVNQSGWPFFAALPLAFVASALIGAVLERSLYRHLYARSHLDQVLFSVGLVFMSVAAVDYIMGSSRVFIRIPQALEGQIDFFGVGIGRYRLMIVVICGLLTACLQLVLARTRFGSRLRAAVDDPRAASGLGINVPQVFALTFAFGCGLAGLGGALSAEILGLDPYFPLKFMIYFLIVVTVGGSSSITGPFLASLLLGIGDVAGKYYVPKIGPFVIYTIMIVILIWRPNGLFGRTATR
- a CDS encoding ABC transporter substrate-binding protein, whose protein sequence is MFIRTKMLSLAAAGVATAGLAALAPAQAQETVKIGLILPMTGGQASTGKQIDNAIKLYMQQKGDTVAGKKIEIILKDDAAVPDNTKRLAQELIVNDKVNFIAGFGVTPAALAAAPLATQAKIPEIVMAAGTSIITERSPYIVRTSFTLAQSSTIIGDWAVKNGIKKVATLTSDYAPGNDALNFFKQNFTAGGGEIVEEVKVPLANPDFAPFLQRMKDAKPDAMFVFVPAGQGGNFMKQYAERGLDKAGIKVIGPGDVMDDDLLNGMGDAALGTVTAHLYSAAHPSAMNKEFVAAYKKAFGSRPGFMAVSGYDGIHLIYAALQKTGGKTDGDALIEAMKGMKWESPRGPISIDPETRDIVQNIYIRKVEKVDGELYNVEFATFEAVKDAGKTKK